Proteins co-encoded in one uncultured Draconibacterium sp. genomic window:
- a CDS encoding peptide chain release factor 3: protein MSFLEEIQRRRTFGIVSHPDAGKTTLTEKLLLFGGAIRVAGAVKSNKIKKGATSDFMEIERQRGISVATSVMGFEYNGYKVNILDTPGHQDFQEDTFRTLTAVDSVIIVIDAAKGVEPQTEKLMNVCRMRKTPVIVFVNKMDRPAQDPFTLMDEIEDQLKIKVRPLSWPINNGPDFKGVYNIFNRSLKLFTPDIQEIEERIKFEDVSDPTLEDHIGDDADVLREELELVEGIYPEFNNEDYLAGELAPVFFGSALYNFGVQELLDSFVKISPIPQPSTTEERVVKPEEKGFTGFVFKIHANIDPNHRSRIAFVKICSGKFERNKMYKNVRLGKSFRVSSPTAFMASQKEIVEEAFPGDIIGVPDTGNYIIGDTVTDGEDIHFKGLPSFSPEMFRFVENADPMKSKQLAKGVDQLMDEGVAQLFTSAFNGRKIIGTVGQLQFEVIQYRLEHEYGAKCRFEPLSMHKACWIECDDEKVLTEFKKRKHQKMAKDKLGRDVFMADSPFILQMAQDEFKDIKFHFTSEF from the coding sequence ATGAGTTTTTTAGAGGAAATACAACGTCGTCGCACTTTTGGAATTGTGAGTCACCCGGATGCCGGAAAAACCACCTTAACCGAGAAACTGCTTCTTTTTGGTGGAGCAATTCGTGTGGCAGGTGCTGTAAAAAGCAACAAAATAAAAAAAGGTGCCACTTCCGATTTTATGGAAATCGAGCGCCAGCGTGGTATTTCTGTGGCTACATCGGTAATGGGTTTCGAATACAACGGCTACAAGGTAAATATTCTGGATACCCCTGGTCACCAGGATTTCCAGGAAGATACGTTCCGTACACTTACCGCGGTTGACAGTGTAATTATCGTTATTGACGCAGCAAAAGGTGTTGAGCCACAAACCGAAAAACTGATGAACGTTTGCCGGATGCGCAAAACACCAGTTATCGTTTTTGTAAATAAAATGGACCGCCCGGCACAAGATCCGTTTACTCTAATGGACGAAATTGAGGATCAGCTAAAAATTAAAGTGCGCCCGCTAAGTTGGCCAATTAACAATGGCCCGGATTTTAAAGGTGTTTACAATATTTTTAACCGTAGCCTGAAATTGTTTACGCCCGATATTCAGGAAATTGAAGAACGTATTAAGTTTGAAGACGTTTCGGATCCAACTTTGGAAGACCACATTGGCGACGATGCAGACGTATTGCGCGAAGAACTGGAACTGGTTGAAGGAATTTACCCGGAGTTTAATAACGAAGATTACCTGGCGGGGGAATTGGCACCGGTATTTTTTGGTAGTGCACTTTATAATTTCGGGGTACAGGAACTGCTCGACTCGTTCGTTAAAATTTCTCCTATTCCACAACCAAGTACTACCGAAGAACGTGTGGTAAAACCCGAGGAAAAAGGATTTACAGGATTTGTTTTTAAAATTCATGCCAATATCGATCCGAACCACCGCAGCCGGATTGCCTTTGTAAAAATCTGCTCGGGTAAATTCGAACGAAACAAAATGTATAAGAATGTTCGGCTGGGAAAATCATTCCGTGTTTCGAGCCCGACCGCTTTTATGGCCTCACAAAAAGAAATCGTGGAAGAGGCTTTCCCGGGAGATATTATAGGTGTGCCCGATACCGGAAATTACATTATTGGCGACACTGTTACCGATGGTGAAGATATCCACTTCAAAGGTCTGCCGAGCTTCTCTCCTGAGATGTTCCGTTTTGTTGAAAATGCCGATCCAATGAAATCAAAGCAATTGGCAAAAGGTGTAGACCAGTTAATGGACGAAGGTGTGGCGCAGCTTTTTACCAGCGCCTTTAACGGACGCAAAATTATTGGTACGGTTGGACAACTTCAGTTCGAGGTTATCCAGTATCGTTTGGAACATGAATACGGTGCAAAATGCCGTTTCGAGCCACTGTCGATGCACAAAGCCTGCTGGATTGAGTGCGACGATGAAAAAGTACTAACCGAGTTTAAAAAACGTAAACACCAGAAAATGGCAAAAGACAAACTTGGTCGCGATGTATTTATGGCTGATTCACCCTTTATTTTGCAAATGGCACAAGACGAATTCAAAGACATTAAGTTCCATTTTACTTCAGAGTTTTAA
- a CDS encoding DUF2179 domain-containing protein, with amino-acid sequence MEISFYDSALFTYVLLPALIFLSRVMDVTIGTIRIVMVSKGHKLWAPLLGFFEILIWLIAISKIFQNLDNWFCYIAYAAGFACGNYVGLRIEEKLAVGIVKLQIITRKEASKLIENLTAAGYGITHHHAQGANEQVSIIYSIIQRSEIKKVETIVQTTNPKAFYSVEDIKFVNEGVFPIHPVRFRIRKGK; translated from the coding sequence ATGGAAATAAGTTTTTACGATAGTGCATTATTCACCTACGTGTTGCTTCCTGCGCTGATCTTTCTTTCGCGTGTTATGGATGTAACTATTGGAACGATTCGAATCGTTATGGTTTCGAAAGGGCACAAATTATGGGCTCCGTTACTGGGATTTTTCGAAATTCTGATTTGGTTGATTGCCATTTCAAAAATCTTTCAAAATCTCGACAACTGGTTTTGTTACATAGCCTATGCAGCCGGTTTTGCCTGTGGAAATTATGTAGGTTTGCGTATTGAAGAAAAACTGGCAGTAGGTATTGTTAAACTACAAATTATTACCCGTAAAGAAGCCAGTAAACTTATTGAAAATCTTACTGCTGCCGGATACGGAATTACGCACCACCATGCCCAGGGAGCCAACGAACAGGTGAGCATCATTTATAGTATTATCCAGCGTTCGGAAATTAAGAAAGTGGAAACAATTGTGCAAACAACCAACCCAAAAGCTTTCTATTCGGTTGAAGATATCAAATTTGTAAATGAAGGTGTTTTCCCCATTCATCCGGTTCGTTTCCGCATCCGAAAAGGAAAATAA
- a CDS encoding GNAT family N-acetyltransferase: MKFELYKNDLVNLYIDTFSTGKSFQYHSEEETAAYLQSIFDVGYGIFAMEENTLAGAILLTPLSFDQLLPEEIVKNFDVKRSVYVAEMMVEKSKQGQGIGKKLLTFFLEEVDRNQCDHAFIRVWVENAAAVGLYKKMGFEVCSKIVQPKLLADKSGTFDFEKFYLHQKLG; the protein is encoded by the coding sequence TTGAAATTTGAGTTATATAAAAATGACCTGGTAAATTTATATATCGATACCTTTTCGACAGGTAAAAGTTTTCAGTACCATTCTGAAGAAGAAACTGCAGCCTATCTGCAGTCGATTTTTGATGTTGGATACGGAATTTTTGCCATGGAAGAGAATACTCTGGCAGGTGCAATTCTGCTCACACCTTTAAGTTTCGATCAATTGCTACCGGAAGAAATCGTTAAAAACTTTGATGTGAAACGCTCTGTTTATGTCGCAGAAATGATGGTGGAAAAATCGAAACAAGGGCAGGGGATCGGGAAAAAGTTACTGACCTTTTTTCTTGAAGAGGTAGATCGAAACCAATGTGACCACGCTTTTATTCGTGTTTGGGTAGAAAATGCTGCTGCTGTTGGTTTGTATAAAAAAATGGGATTCGAAGTCTGTTCAAAAATCGTTCAGCCCAAATTACTGGCCGATAAAAGCGGAACTTTTGATTTTGAAAAGTTTTATCTGCACCAGAAGCTTGGTTAA